A genomic region of Lytechinus pictus isolate F3 Inbred chromosome 2, Lp3.0, whole genome shotgun sequence contains the following coding sequences:
- the LOC129276338 gene encoding protein rolling stone-like — protein MHYGVYLAYRLLIALYMFGYFLYVFIVFVRPGGIYGGYFFIYLTNLGYILMLVYLFCALWNVIVYAASMKPAGWTPGDDIPWYFFHRGQWFLFNIYASVAILLSLLYWGALYTPGTVDIYYDINFHFLNGFIALFEIFFSAMVIHILHFVYPFLFAVAYIVFVAIYYGAMGTDEKGNPYIYPILDFGQAPALSAGLCVGAIVGVVLVHILILWGFHKLKILIFDSCCPSCFPDEDNEIREDGNEAHELKADAAV, from the exons ATGCATTATGGTGTATACCTTGCCTACCGTCTGCTCATCGCTCTCTATATGTTTGGATATTTCCTTTATGTCTTCATCGTGTTCGTTCGACCTGGTGGCATCTACGGAGGATACTTCTTCATATACCTGACTAACTTGGGATATATTCTCATGCTAGTCTATCTGTTTTGTGCTTTATGGAACGTCATCGTATATGCCGCCTCCATGAAACCAGCAGGGTGGACACCAGGCGATG ACATCCCTTGGTATTTCTTTCACCGTGGCCAGTGGTTTTTATTCAACATTTACGCCTCAGTCGCCATTCTGCTATCACTGCTTTACTGGGGCGCCCTCTACACTCCTGGAACGGTCGATATCTATTACGATATCAACTTCCATTTCCTCAACGGGTTCATCGCCCTGTTCGAGATCTTCTTCTCAGCGATGGTCATCCACATTCTCCACTTCGTATACCCTTTCTTGTTTGCCGTCGCTTACATTGTCTTCGTGGCGATATACTATGGGGCAATGGGTACGGACGAGAAGGGAAACCCCTACATCTATCCCATCCTCGACTTCGGGCAAGCCCCAGCTCTCTCGGCAGGACTCTGTGTCGGGGCCATTGTTGGCGTCGTCCTTGTTCATATATTGATCCTTTGGGGTTTCCATAAGCTGAAAATCTTGATATTTGATTCTTGCTGCCCATCATGTTTCCctgatgaagataatgaaatTAGGGAGGATGGAAACGAAGCCCATGAACTGAAAGCTGATGCCgctgtttaa
- the LOC129254958 gene encoding uncharacterized protein LOC129254958 isoform X1, with the protein MELSSLEINEIASLIDINVIRKLGLHFGFEHAEIQRYEKTNNQNPSQCIGTEDMMVAWHRKGGTREQLCGALRAVDQSRLAIRIESGEFRVAPVAAPAAVPLSSPVPVLVPGPVPTPSGMHNPPCTAVKQQTGEPEAALHAQSSNSNDRPHRTGKVAASVDLERVIPNIAQDIRQDQINQLGRALGFRQAEIKRYESTNVIMGKVTVTGTRNMLHDWKSRTSIAKQKDELRQALVESGLTEVADEHLPLGEFRVAPVAAPAPVPVPGPVPTPSGMHNPPCTASKQQTGEPEAALHAQSSNSNDRNCSLMENTLAKMESLNTSVLYRPHRTGKVAESVDLERVIPNIAKDIQQDQINQLGRALGFKQAQINRYESTNIIMGKVTVTGTRNMLHDWKSRMSIAKQKDELRQALVESGLTGVADEHLPLGEFWMA; encoded by the exons ATGGAATTGAGTTCTTTGGAAATCAACGAGATAGCGAGTCTAATCGACATCAATGTTATTCGAAAACTTGGATTGCATTTTGGTTTTGAACATGCAGAGATACAGCGTTACGAAAAGACGAATAACCAAAATCCTTCACAATGTATTGGCACCGAGGATATGATGGTTGCCTGGCACAGGAAGGGCGGGACAAGGGAACAGCTCTGCGGGGCTCTCAGAGCAGTTGATCAAAGCAGATTAGCCATCAGAATTGAGAGCG GTGAGTTTCGGGTTGCACCAGTTGCTGCACCAGCTGCTGTACCACTTTCTTCACCAGTACCAGTTTTGGTACCAGGACCAGTACCTACACCTTCGGGTATGCACAATCCTCCATGTACAGCCGTGAAGCAACAGACTGGAGAGCCTGAGGCAGCTTTACATGCACAGTCTTCTAATAGCAATGATAG GCCACATAGAACAGGAAAGGTAGCAGCAAGTGTTGATCTTGAAAGAGTTATACCAAATATTGCACAGGATATTCGGCAAGATCAAATTAACCAACTTGGTCGTGCTCTTGGTTTTAGACAAGCCGAAATAAAAAG ATATGAATCAACAAACGTCATAATGGGCAAAGTGACAGTGACAGGTACCAGAAACATGCTCCATGACTGGAAGTCAAGAACGTCTATAGCAAAGCAAAAGGATGAGCTAAGGCAAGCACTTGTGGAATCGGGGTTGACAGAAGTTGCAGACGAGCACCTACCACTGG GTGAGTTTCGGGTTGCGCCAGTTGCTGCACCAGCACCAGTTCCGGTACCAGGACCAGTACCTACACCTTCGGGTATGCACAATCCTCCATGTACAGCCTCAAAGCAACAGACTGGAGAGCCTGAGGCAGCTTTACATGCACAGTCTTCTAATAGCAATGATAG GAATTGCAGCTTGATGGAAAATACATTGGCCAAAATGGAGTCTTTGAATACTTCTGTACTTTACAGGCCACATAGAACAGGAAAGGTAGCAGAAAGTGTTGATCTTGAAAGAGTTATACCAAATATTGCAAAGGACATTCAGCAAGATCAAATTAACCAACTTGGGCGTGCTCTTGGTTTTAAACAAGCTCAAATAAATAG ATATGAATCAACAAACATCATAATGGGCAAAGTGACAGTGACAGGTACCAGAAACATGCTCCATGACTGGAAGTCAAGAATGTCTATAGCAAAGCAAAAGGATGAGCTAAGGCAAGCACTCGTGGAATCGGGGTTGACAGGAGTTGCAGACGAGCACCTACCACTGGGTGAGTTTTGGATGGCATAG
- the LOC129254958 gene encoding uncharacterized protein LOC129254958 isoform X2, with amino-acid sequence MELSSLEINEIASLIDINVIRKLGLHFGFEHAEIQRYEKTNNQNPSQCIGTEDMMVAWHRKGGTREQLCGALRAVDQSRLAIRIESGEFRVAPVAAPAAVPLSSPVPVLVPGPVPTPSGMHNPPCTAVKQQTGEPEAALHAQSSNSNDRPHRTGKVAASVDLERVIPNIAQDIRQDQINQLGRALGFRQAEIKRYESTNVIMGKVTVTGTRNMLHDWKSRTSIAKQKDELRQALVESGLTEVADEHLPLGEFRVAPVAAPAPVPVPGPVPTPSGMHNPPCTASKQQTGEPEAALHAQSSNSNDRPHRTGKVAESVDLERVIPNIAKDIQQDQINQLGRALGFKQAQINRYESTNIIMGKVTVTGTRNMLHDWKSRMSIAKQKDELRQALVESGLTGVADEHLPLGEFWMA; translated from the exons ATGGAATTGAGTTCTTTGGAAATCAACGAGATAGCGAGTCTAATCGACATCAATGTTATTCGAAAACTTGGATTGCATTTTGGTTTTGAACATGCAGAGATACAGCGTTACGAAAAGACGAATAACCAAAATCCTTCACAATGTATTGGCACCGAGGATATGATGGTTGCCTGGCACAGGAAGGGCGGGACAAGGGAACAGCTCTGCGGGGCTCTCAGAGCAGTTGATCAAAGCAGATTAGCCATCAGAATTGAGAGCG GTGAGTTTCGGGTTGCACCAGTTGCTGCACCAGCTGCTGTACCACTTTCTTCACCAGTACCAGTTTTGGTACCAGGACCAGTACCTACACCTTCGGGTATGCACAATCCTCCATGTACAGCCGTGAAGCAACAGACTGGAGAGCCTGAGGCAGCTTTACATGCACAGTCTTCTAATAGCAATGATAG GCCACATAGAACAGGAAAGGTAGCAGCAAGTGTTGATCTTGAAAGAGTTATACCAAATATTGCACAGGATATTCGGCAAGATCAAATTAACCAACTTGGTCGTGCTCTTGGTTTTAGACAAGCCGAAATAAAAAG ATATGAATCAACAAACGTCATAATGGGCAAAGTGACAGTGACAGGTACCAGAAACATGCTCCATGACTGGAAGTCAAGAACGTCTATAGCAAAGCAAAAGGATGAGCTAAGGCAAGCACTTGTGGAATCGGGGTTGACAGAAGTTGCAGACGAGCACCTACCACTGG GTGAGTTTCGGGTTGCGCCAGTTGCTGCACCAGCACCAGTTCCGGTACCAGGACCAGTACCTACACCTTCGGGTATGCACAATCCTCCATGTACAGCCTCAAAGCAACAGACTGGAGAGCCTGAGGCAGCTTTACATGCACAGTCTTCTAATAGCAATGATAG GCCACATAGAACAGGAAAGGTAGCAGAAAGTGTTGATCTTGAAAGAGTTATACCAAATATTGCAAAGGACATTCAGCAAGATCAAATTAACCAACTTGGGCGTGCTCTTGGTTTTAAACAAGCTCAAATAAATAG ATATGAATCAACAAACATCATAATGGGCAAAGTGACAGTGACAGGTACCAGAAACATGCTCCATGACTGGAAGTCAAGAATGTCTATAGCAAAGCAAAAGGATGAGCTAAGGCAAGCACTCGTGGAATCGGGGTTGACAGGAGTTGCAGACGAGCACCTACCACTGGGTGAGTTTTGGATGGCATAG